Proteins encoded in a region of the Takifugu flavidus isolate HTHZ2018 chromosome 8, ASM371156v2, whole genome shotgun sequence genome:
- the mrgbp gene encoding MRG/MORF4L-binding protein, which produces MGEADVTLNQTDEKPPDPGLAPEEDSVVWSHEVEVCLFHAMIGHKPVGVNRHFHMICIRDKFSQNIGRQVSSSVIWDHLGTMYDMQALHESEILPFPNTERSFSLPDDIIQEVKEGKLVSEDEIKEEFKMEREPPATHEEGSNSSVKLSERASNTRDKERERDKEKGGVGEGGTAAGGGGGVGKEAEKRKRSRTADKLQSSSNPASPGGAKRRRT; this is translated from the exons ATGGGGGAAGCAGATGTGACGCTAAATCAGACGGACGAGAAGCCTCCAGATCCAGGCTTGGCCCCCGAGGAGGACTCGGTGGTCTGGAGCCACGAGGTGGAGGTCTGTCTCTTTCATGCGATGATCGGACACAAGCCCGTCG GCGTGAACCGCCACTTCCACATGATCTGTATTAGAGACAAGTTCAGCCAGAATATTGGACGCCAGGTGTCTTCCTCAGTCATCTGGGACCACCTGGGGACCATGTACGACATGCAGGCTCTG cacGAGTCGGAGATTTTGCCTTTTCCAAACACAGAGAGGAGCTTCTCGCTGCCGGATGACATCATCCAGGAGGTCAAAGAAG GGAAGCTGGTCTCAGAGGACGAGATCAAAGAGGAGTTCAAAATGGAGCGAGAGCCTCCAGCAACGCACGAAGAAG GAAGTAACTCCTCTGTGAAGCTGTCGGAGCGGGCGAGCAACACCCGCGAtaaggagagggagcgagacaAGGAGAAGGGAGGAGTCGGTGAGGGAGGAACCGCggcgggaggagggggaggagtgggaaaggaggcagagaagaggaagaggagtcgaACGGCTGACAAACTGCAGTCATCATCCAACCCTGCAAGTCCAGGAGGAGCAAAGAGGAGGcgcacctga
- the hm13 gene encoding minor histocompatibility antigen H13 isoform X5 yields the protein MSEAEQIPAPAPVLDALNGTNGTDALNATAKFVATTEGTALAYGSLVVMALLPIFFGALRSVTCSKSKNASDIPETITSRDAARFPIIASCTLFGLYLFFKVFSQEYVNLLLSLYFFALGILALSHTMSPLMGRIFPESFPNKQYQLLFTQCSGESRQELLNYEFDTKNLVSLIISSAVGVWYLLKKHWIANNLFGLAFALNGVELLHLNNVSTGCILLGGLFVYDVFWVFGTNVMVTVAKSFEAPIKLVFPQDLLEKGLGASNFAMLGLGDIVIPGIFIALLLRFDVSLKKNSRTYFYSSFLAYIFGLGLTIFVMHTFKHAQPALLYLVPACVGFPVIVALFKGELTEMFSYEETPPEDETSKEDSSEPEKKDQ from the exons ATGTCCGAGGCAGAACAAATCCCGGCTCCGGCCCCAGTCCTGGACGCCCTCAACGGGACCAACGGGACCGACGCGCTCAACGCTACGGCGAAGTTTGTGGCCACCACGGAGGGAACGGCTCTGGCGTACGGCAGCCTAGTCGTAATGGCTCTCCTGCCCATTTTCTTCGGAGCCCTCCGGTCTGTCACCTGCTCCAAGTCCAAG aaCGCCTCCGACATCCCCGAGACCATCACCAGTCGAGATGCCGCTCGCTTCCCCATCATTGCCAGCTGCACCCTGTTTGGCCTCTACCTCTTCTTTAAG GTGTTTTCTCAAGAATACGTCAACCTGTTGCTGTCCCTCTACTTCTTTGCTCTGGGGATCCTGGCGCTGTCTCATACCATGAG tCCCCTGATGGGCAGAATCTTCCCAGAATCCTTCCCTAACAAGCAGTACCAGCTGCTCTTCACTCAGTGCTCTGGAGAGTCCAGACAAG AACTGCTCAATTATGAGTTTGACACCAAGAACTTGGTGAGTCTCATCATCAGCAGTGCTGTGGGGGTTTGGTACCTGCTCAAGAAG CACTGGATAGCCAACAACCTGTTTGGGCTGGCGTTCGCCCTGAACGGCGTGGAGCTGCTCCACCTCAACAACGTCAGCACTGGCTGCAtcctgctgggggggctgtTTGTCTACGATGTTTTCTGG gTATTCGGCACCAACGTCATGGTAACTGTTGCCAAGTCCTTTGAAGCCCCAATCAAAC TGGTCTTCCCTcaggacctgctggagaaaGGCCTGGGGGCCAGTAACTTTGCCATGTTGGGGCTGGGCGACATCGTCATTCCGGGTATTTTCATTGCCTTGCTGCTGCGCTTCGACGTCAG CCTAAAGAAGAACAGCAGAACCTACTTCTACTCCAGTTTCCTGGCCTACATTTTCGGACTGGGCCTCACCATCTTCGTCATGCACACCTTCAAACACGCACAG CCCGCCCTGCTGTACCTGGTCCCGGCCTGCGTTGGCTTCCCCGTCATCGTAGCACTGTTTAAAGGAGAGCTGACGGAGATGTTCAG TTACGAAGAGACACCACCTGAGGATGAAACTTCTAAAGAGGACTCGTCTGAACCGGAGAAAAAGGACCAAtag
- the hm13 gene encoding minor histocompatibility antigen H13 isoform X4 has product MSEAEQIPAPAPVLDALNGTNGTDALNATAKFVATTEGTALAYGSLVVMALLPIFFGALRSVTCSKSKEVGESEFGSGFRNASDIPETITSRDAARFPIIASCTLFGLYLFFKVFSQEYVNLLLSLYFFALGILALSHTMSPLMGRIFPESFPNKQYQLLFTQCSGESRQELLNYEFDTKNLVSLIISSAVGVWYLLKKHWIANNLFGLAFALNGVELLHLNNVSTGCILLGGLFVYDVFWVFGTNVMVTVAKSFEAPIKLVFPQDLLEKGLGASNFAMLGLGDIVIPGIFIALLLRFDVSLKKNSRTYFYSSFLAYIFGLGLTIFVMHTFKHAQPALLYLVPACVGFPVIVALFKGELTEMFSYEETPPEDETSKEDSSEPEKKDQ; this is encoded by the exons ATGTCCGAGGCAGAACAAATCCCGGCTCCGGCCCCAGTCCTGGACGCCCTCAACGGGACCAACGGGACCGACGCGCTCAACGCTACGGCGAAGTTTGTGGCCACCACGGAGGGAACGGCTCTGGCGTACGGCAGCCTAGTCGTAATGGCTCTCCTGCCCATTTTCTTCGGAGCCCTCCGGTCTGTCACCTGCTCCAAGTCCAAG GAAGTTGGAGAGAGTGAGTTCGGCTCTGGCTTCAGA aaCGCCTCCGACATCCCCGAGACCATCACCAGTCGAGATGCCGCTCGCTTCCCCATCATTGCCAGCTGCACCCTGTTTGGCCTCTACCTCTTCTTTAAG GTGTTTTCTCAAGAATACGTCAACCTGTTGCTGTCCCTCTACTTCTTTGCTCTGGGGATCCTGGCGCTGTCTCATACCATGAG tCCCCTGATGGGCAGAATCTTCCCAGAATCCTTCCCTAACAAGCAGTACCAGCTGCTCTTCACTCAGTGCTCTGGAGAGTCCAGACAAG AACTGCTCAATTATGAGTTTGACACCAAGAACTTGGTGAGTCTCATCATCAGCAGTGCTGTGGGGGTTTGGTACCTGCTCAAGAAG CACTGGATAGCCAACAACCTGTTTGGGCTGGCGTTCGCCCTGAACGGCGTGGAGCTGCTCCACCTCAACAACGTCAGCACTGGCTGCAtcctgctgggggggctgtTTGTCTACGATGTTTTCTGG gTATTCGGCACCAACGTCATGGTAACTGTTGCCAAGTCCTTTGAAGCCCCAATCAAAC TGGTCTTCCCTcaggacctgctggagaaaGGCCTGGGGGCCAGTAACTTTGCCATGTTGGGGCTGGGCGACATCGTCATTCCGGGTATTTTCATTGCCTTGCTGCTGCGCTTCGACGTCAG CCTAAAGAAGAACAGCAGAACCTACTTCTACTCCAGTTTCCTGGCCTACATTTTCGGACTGGGCCTCACCATCTTCGTCATGCACACCTTCAAACACGCACAG CCCGCCCTGCTGTACCTGGTCCCGGCCTGCGTTGGCTTCCCCGTCATCGTAGCACTGTTTAAAGGAGAGCTGACGGAGATGTTCAG TTACGAAGAGACACCACCTGAGGATGAAACTTCTAAAGAGGACTCGTCTGAACCGGAGAAAAAGGACCAAtag
- the hm13 gene encoding minor histocompatibility antigen H13 isoform X2, which yields MSEAEQIPAPAPVLDALNGTNGTDALNATAKFVATTEGTALAYGSLVVMALLPIFFGALRSVTCSKSKEVGESEFGSGFRNASDIPETITSRDAARFPIIASCTLFGLYLFFKVFSQEYVNLLLSLYFFALGILALSHTMSPLMGRIFPESFPNKQYQLLFTQCSGESRQELLNYEFDTKNLVSLIISSAVGVWYLLKKHWIANNLFGLAFALNGVELLHLNNVSTGCILLGGLFVYDVFWVFGTNVMVTVAKSFEAPIKLVFPQDLLEKGLGASNFAMLGLGDIVIPGIFIALLLRFDVSLKKNSRTYFYSSFLAYIFGLGLTIFVMHTFKHAQPALLYLVPACVGFPVIVALFKGELTEMFSYESSQEVFPGSPRLTSFPTVSGSPASLARSMDAVSTLRRDTT from the exons ATGTCCGAGGCAGAACAAATCCCGGCTCCGGCCCCAGTCCTGGACGCCCTCAACGGGACCAACGGGACCGACGCGCTCAACGCTACGGCGAAGTTTGTGGCCACCACGGAGGGAACGGCTCTGGCGTACGGCAGCCTAGTCGTAATGGCTCTCCTGCCCATTTTCTTCGGAGCCCTCCGGTCTGTCACCTGCTCCAAGTCCAAG GAAGTTGGAGAGAGTGAGTTCGGCTCTGGCTTCAGA aaCGCCTCCGACATCCCCGAGACCATCACCAGTCGAGATGCCGCTCGCTTCCCCATCATTGCCAGCTGCACCCTGTTTGGCCTCTACCTCTTCTTTAAG GTGTTTTCTCAAGAATACGTCAACCTGTTGCTGTCCCTCTACTTCTTTGCTCTGGGGATCCTGGCGCTGTCTCATACCATGAG tCCCCTGATGGGCAGAATCTTCCCAGAATCCTTCCCTAACAAGCAGTACCAGCTGCTCTTCACTCAGTGCTCTGGAGAGTCCAGACAAG AACTGCTCAATTATGAGTTTGACACCAAGAACTTGGTGAGTCTCATCATCAGCAGTGCTGTGGGGGTTTGGTACCTGCTCAAGAAG CACTGGATAGCCAACAACCTGTTTGGGCTGGCGTTCGCCCTGAACGGCGTGGAGCTGCTCCACCTCAACAACGTCAGCACTGGCTGCAtcctgctgggggggctgtTTGTCTACGATGTTTTCTGG gTATTCGGCACCAACGTCATGGTAACTGTTGCCAAGTCCTTTGAAGCCCCAATCAAAC TGGTCTTCCCTcaggacctgctggagaaaGGCCTGGGGGCCAGTAACTTTGCCATGTTGGGGCTGGGCGACATCGTCATTCCGGGTATTTTCATTGCCTTGCTGCTGCGCTTCGACGTCAG CCTAAAGAAGAACAGCAGAACCTACTTCTACTCCAGTTTCCTGGCCTACATTTTCGGACTGGGCCTCACCATCTTCGTCATGCACACCTTCAAACACGCACAG CCCGCCCTGCTGTACCTGGTCCCGGCCTGCGTTGGCTTCCCCGTCATCGTAGCACTGTTTAAAGGAGAGCTGACGGAGATGTTCAG TTATGAGTCATCACAGGAAGTTTTCCCTGGTTCTCCCAGACTCACTTCCTTTCCAACGGTCAGCGGCTCCCCTGCCAGCCTGGCCAGATCTATGGATGCTGTCTCTACG TTACGAAGAGACACCACCTGA
- the hm13 gene encoding minor histocompatibility antigen H13 isoform X1, with protein MSEAEQIPAPAPVLDALNGTNGTDALNATAKFVATTEGTALAYGSLVVMALLPIFFGALRSVTCSKSKEVGESEFGSGFRNASDIPETITSRDAARFPIIASCTLFGLYLFFKVFSQEYVNLLLSLYFFALGILALSHTMSPLMGRIFPESFPNKQYQLLFTQCSGESRQELLNYEFDTKNLVSLIISSAVGVWYLLKKHWIANNLFGLAFALNGVELLHLNNVSTGCILLGGLFVYDVFWVFGTNVMVTVAKSFEAPIKLVFPQDLLEKGLGASNFAMLGLGDIVIPGIFIALLLRFDVSLKKNSRTYFYSSFLAYIFGLGLTIFVMHTFKHAQPALLYLVPACVGFPVIVALFKGELTEMFSYESSQEVFPGSPRLTSFPTVSGSPASLARSMDAVSTVTGPSPYHRRPQPSPLM; from the exons ATGTCCGAGGCAGAACAAATCCCGGCTCCGGCCCCAGTCCTGGACGCCCTCAACGGGACCAACGGGACCGACGCGCTCAACGCTACGGCGAAGTTTGTGGCCACCACGGAGGGAACGGCTCTGGCGTACGGCAGCCTAGTCGTAATGGCTCTCCTGCCCATTTTCTTCGGAGCCCTCCGGTCTGTCACCTGCTCCAAGTCCAAG GAAGTTGGAGAGAGTGAGTTCGGCTCTGGCTTCAGA aaCGCCTCCGACATCCCCGAGACCATCACCAGTCGAGATGCCGCTCGCTTCCCCATCATTGCCAGCTGCACCCTGTTTGGCCTCTACCTCTTCTTTAAG GTGTTTTCTCAAGAATACGTCAACCTGTTGCTGTCCCTCTACTTCTTTGCTCTGGGGATCCTGGCGCTGTCTCATACCATGAG tCCCCTGATGGGCAGAATCTTCCCAGAATCCTTCCCTAACAAGCAGTACCAGCTGCTCTTCACTCAGTGCTCTGGAGAGTCCAGACAAG AACTGCTCAATTATGAGTTTGACACCAAGAACTTGGTGAGTCTCATCATCAGCAGTGCTGTGGGGGTTTGGTACCTGCTCAAGAAG CACTGGATAGCCAACAACCTGTTTGGGCTGGCGTTCGCCCTGAACGGCGTGGAGCTGCTCCACCTCAACAACGTCAGCACTGGCTGCAtcctgctgggggggctgtTTGTCTACGATGTTTTCTGG gTATTCGGCACCAACGTCATGGTAACTGTTGCCAAGTCCTTTGAAGCCCCAATCAAAC TGGTCTTCCCTcaggacctgctggagaaaGGCCTGGGGGCCAGTAACTTTGCCATGTTGGGGCTGGGCGACATCGTCATTCCGGGTATTTTCATTGCCTTGCTGCTGCGCTTCGACGTCAG CCTAAAGAAGAACAGCAGAACCTACTTCTACTCCAGTTTCCTGGCCTACATTTTCGGACTGGGCCTCACCATCTTCGTCATGCACACCTTCAAACACGCACAG CCCGCCCTGCTGTACCTGGTCCCGGCCTGCGTTGGCTTCCCCGTCATCGTAGCACTGTTTAAAGGAGAGCTGACGGAGATGTTCAG TTATGAGTCATCACAGGAAGTTTTCCCTGGTTCTCCCAGACTCACTTCCTTTCCAACGGTCAGCGGCTCCCCTGCCAGCCTGGCCAGATCTATGGATGCTGTCTCTACGGTAACAGGCCCCTCCCCCTATCACCGCCGGCCACAGCCTTCTCCTCTTATGTAG
- the hm13 gene encoding minor histocompatibility antigen H13 isoform X3 yields MSEAEQIPAPAPVLDALNGTNGTDALNATAKFVATTEGTALAYGSLVVMALLPIFFGALRSVTCSKSKNASDIPETITSRDAARFPIIASCTLFGLYLFFKVFSQEYVNLLLSLYFFALGILALSHTMSPLMGRIFPESFPNKQYQLLFTQCSGESRQELLNYEFDTKNLVSLIISSAVGVWYLLKKHWIANNLFGLAFALNGVELLHLNNVSTGCILLGGLFVYDVFWVFGTNVMVTVAKSFEAPIKLVFPQDLLEKGLGASNFAMLGLGDIVIPGIFIALLLRFDVSLKKNSRTYFYSSFLAYIFGLGLTIFVMHTFKHAQPALLYLVPACVGFPVIVALFKGELTEMFSYESSQEVFPGSPRLTSFPTVSGSPASLARSMDAVSTVTGPSPYHRRPQPSPLM; encoded by the exons ATGTCCGAGGCAGAACAAATCCCGGCTCCGGCCCCAGTCCTGGACGCCCTCAACGGGACCAACGGGACCGACGCGCTCAACGCTACGGCGAAGTTTGTGGCCACCACGGAGGGAACGGCTCTGGCGTACGGCAGCCTAGTCGTAATGGCTCTCCTGCCCATTTTCTTCGGAGCCCTCCGGTCTGTCACCTGCTCCAAGTCCAAG aaCGCCTCCGACATCCCCGAGACCATCACCAGTCGAGATGCCGCTCGCTTCCCCATCATTGCCAGCTGCACCCTGTTTGGCCTCTACCTCTTCTTTAAG GTGTTTTCTCAAGAATACGTCAACCTGTTGCTGTCCCTCTACTTCTTTGCTCTGGGGATCCTGGCGCTGTCTCATACCATGAG tCCCCTGATGGGCAGAATCTTCCCAGAATCCTTCCCTAACAAGCAGTACCAGCTGCTCTTCACTCAGTGCTCTGGAGAGTCCAGACAAG AACTGCTCAATTATGAGTTTGACACCAAGAACTTGGTGAGTCTCATCATCAGCAGTGCTGTGGGGGTTTGGTACCTGCTCAAGAAG CACTGGATAGCCAACAACCTGTTTGGGCTGGCGTTCGCCCTGAACGGCGTGGAGCTGCTCCACCTCAACAACGTCAGCACTGGCTGCAtcctgctgggggggctgtTTGTCTACGATGTTTTCTGG gTATTCGGCACCAACGTCATGGTAACTGTTGCCAAGTCCTTTGAAGCCCCAATCAAAC TGGTCTTCCCTcaggacctgctggagaaaGGCCTGGGGGCCAGTAACTTTGCCATGTTGGGGCTGGGCGACATCGTCATTCCGGGTATTTTCATTGCCTTGCTGCTGCGCTTCGACGTCAG CCTAAAGAAGAACAGCAGAACCTACTTCTACTCCAGTTTCCTGGCCTACATTTTCGGACTGGGCCTCACCATCTTCGTCATGCACACCTTCAAACACGCACAG CCCGCCCTGCTGTACCTGGTCCCGGCCTGCGTTGGCTTCCCCGTCATCGTAGCACTGTTTAAAGGAGAGCTGACGGAGATGTTCAG TTATGAGTCATCACAGGAAGTTTTCCCTGGTTCTCCCAGACTCACTTCCTTTCCAACGGTCAGCGGCTCCCCTGCCAGCCTGGCCAGATCTATGGATGCTGTCTCTACGGTAACAGGCCCCTCCCCCTATCACCGCCGGCCACAGCCTTCTCCTCTTATGTAG
- the LOC130530685 gene encoding deoxyribonuclease gamma-like isoform X1: MAWRPRCLSLLLLLAVVGQAASQFRICAYNLQEFNKMKASNYRVKNLLMRVLSRCHISVLQEVMDPDGSTMKSLLASLNSNSARYEDHQYQMVSSKPLGNSPNRMQQYVFIYRSRAVNVTGQFQYQKAQTFIRAPFAVQFQSGKTAIKKFVLVAVNTQPEQTVQEIDRLHDVFQAVSSKFNNKNVMFLGNFHAGCAYMTRADKTRIRLFKDLNFSWLIGDKVDTTVAAETSCAYDRIVVYGKGLLKSVQPFSAKVFNINKAFKLHRDTVRALSEHFPIEVMLKSSAHLLQALSHLTLIGISVIVCSCLLAL, from the exons ATGGCCTGGCGTCCTCGttgtctttctctcctcttgctGCTGGCCGTCGTTGGACAGGCGGCATCACAATTCAGGATATGTGCCTACAACCTGCAGGAGTTCAACAAGATGAAGGCGTCAAACTACAGAGTGAAGAACTTGCTGATGCGG GTGTTGTCTCGGTGTCACATCTCTGTTCTCCAGGAAGTGATGGATCCTGATGGTAGCACCATGAAATCTCTGCTGGCCTCCCTCAACAG CAACAGTGCGAG GTATGAGGACCACCAGTACCAGATGGTGTCCAGCAAGCCTCTGGGAAACTCTCCCAACAGAATGCAGCAGTATGTGTTCATCTACAG GAGCAGGGCTGTGAACGTGACGGGTCAGTTCCAGTACCAGAAAGCACAGACCTTCATTAGGGCGCCCTTCGCTGTCCAGTTCCAGAGTGGAAAGACAG CCATTAAAAAGTTTGTGCTGGTGGCCGTGAACACTCAGCCCGAGCAGACGgtgcaggagatcgacaggctcCACGATGTGTTTCAAGCAGTCAGCAGCAAATTCAACAACAAG aatgtAATGTTCCTGGGGAACTTTCATGCCGGCTGTGCCTACATGACTCGAGCCGACAAGACAAGAATCCGACTGTTTAAGGATTTAAACTTTTCTTGGCTGATTGGAGATAAAGTGGACACGACCGTCGctgcagagaccagctgtgcttacgacag GATCGTCGTATATGGGAAAGGCCTGCTGAAGTCAGTCCAACCGTTCTCAGCCAAAGTCTTCAACATCAACAAGGCCTTCAAACTCCACAGAGACACG GTGCGGGCACTCAGTGAACACTTTCCCATCGAGGTGATGCTGAAGAGCTCcgcccacctcctgcaggccTTGTCCCACCTGACCTTAATCGGCATCTCTGTCATCGTCTGCTCTTGCCTGCTGGCTCTGTGA
- the LOC130530685 gene encoding deoxyribonuclease-1-like 2 isoform X2, with amino-acid sequence MAWRPRCLSLLLLLAVVGQAASQFRICAYNLQEFNKMKASNYRVKNLLMRVLSRCHISVLQEVMDPDGSTMKSLLASLNRYEDHQYQMVSSKPLGNSPNRMQQYVFIYRSRAVNVTGQFQYQKAQTFIRAPFAVQFQSGKTAIKKFVLVAVNTQPEQTVQEIDRLHDVFQAVSSKFNNKNVMFLGNFHAGCAYMTRADKTRIRLFKDLNFSWLIGDKVDTTVAAETSCAYDRIVVYGKGLLKSVQPFSAKVFNINKAFKLHRDTVRALSEHFPIEVMLKSSAHLLQALSHLTLIGISVIVCSCLLAL; translated from the exons ATGGCCTGGCGTCCTCGttgtctttctctcctcttgctGCTGGCCGTCGTTGGACAGGCGGCATCACAATTCAGGATATGTGCCTACAACCTGCAGGAGTTCAACAAGATGAAGGCGTCAAACTACAGAGTGAAGAACTTGCTGATGCGG GTGTTGTCTCGGTGTCACATCTCTGTTCTCCAGGAAGTGATGGATCCTGATGGTAGCACCATGAAATCTCTGCTGGCCTCCCTCAACAG GTATGAGGACCACCAGTACCAGATGGTGTCCAGCAAGCCTCTGGGAAACTCTCCCAACAGAATGCAGCAGTATGTGTTCATCTACAG GAGCAGGGCTGTGAACGTGACGGGTCAGTTCCAGTACCAGAAAGCACAGACCTTCATTAGGGCGCCCTTCGCTGTCCAGTTCCAGAGTGGAAAGACAG CCATTAAAAAGTTTGTGCTGGTGGCCGTGAACACTCAGCCCGAGCAGACGgtgcaggagatcgacaggctcCACGATGTGTTTCAAGCAGTCAGCAGCAAATTCAACAACAAG aatgtAATGTTCCTGGGGAACTTTCATGCCGGCTGTGCCTACATGACTCGAGCCGACAAGACAAGAATCCGACTGTTTAAGGATTTAAACTTTTCTTGGCTGATTGGAGATAAAGTGGACACGACCGTCGctgcagagaccagctgtgcttacgacag GATCGTCGTATATGGGAAAGGCCTGCTGAAGTCAGTCCAACCGTTCTCAGCCAAAGTCTTCAACATCAACAAGGCCTTCAAACTCCACAGAGACACG GTGCGGGCACTCAGTGAACACTTTCCCATCGAGGTGATGCTGAAGAGCTCcgcccacctcctgcaggccTTGTCCCACCTGACCTTAATCGGCATCTCTGTCATCGTCTGCTCTTGCCTGCTGGCTCTGTGA
- the snx21 gene encoding sorting nexin-21: MASRLLHRLKRSLFKDGEAVGPEPEVTGDGWEAELEEEEECVTDRLGGKLCFDSGQEEGAEDEDEGSGQDSNSDILGESMEEGLSSTDTSPSGPPSTRDSWRTACGGSEVSPSPTGRRATDSLLFEVTDASIMRDGASKYVLYTIHVIQAGGSDKTPAVITRRYSEFQKLHVRLCRHHGEQMERVHFPRKKLRSNFTAETIGKRSRAFEQYLSHLCSVAALQGALCVRQFFYLPDLQAGQTYIRAERYQDALGPLLNAKRLQQKLGWTALCDNQPPTTSSHWLYTLVALLSCFQEVEQLEEARDHCQHALCAVIPAPRLRSWGNSPRRPQEEPQALSLSADAFHFSSNRPHPLLLPLAQVMVRLSWQTGTDKRQWEELLHNLEEEEAGVDNEPTIREFLLQQCLEESEGEAGARWLTERERGGGSRSSAAISLMRQSKIISEANVQL, translated from the exons ATGGCTTCCCGCCTGCTCCATCGTTTGAAACGCTCCCTGTTTAAAGACGGCGAGGCGGTTGGACCCGAGCCCGAGGTGACTGGGGATGGCTGGGaggcggagctggaggaggaagaggaatgtGTCACCGACCGGCTTGGCGGGAAACTGTGCTTCGACAGTGggcaggaggaaggagcagaggacGAAGACGAGGGGTCCGGACAGGACAGCAACTCGGACATCCTCGGGGAGTCGATGGAGGAGGGGCTCAGCAGCACAG ACACCAGCCCCTCCGGTCCCCCCAGCACTCGGGACTCCTGGAGGACTGCATGTGGAGGCAGCGAGGTGAGTCCCTCTCCCACAGGGAGGAGGGCGACGGACAGCCTGCTGTTCGAGGTGACTGATGCCAGCATCATGAGAGACGGCGCCTCCAAATACGTG ctttaCACCATCCATGTGATCCAGGCCGGTGGCAGCGATAAAACGCCGGCCGTCATTACTCGGCGCTACTCTGAATTCCAGAAGCTCCACGTCAGGCTGTGCCGTCACCACGGAGAGCAGATGGAGCGTGTCCACTTCCCAC GGAAGAAGCTGCGCAGCAACTTCACTGCAGAGACCATCGGCAAGCGCAGCCGTGCCTTTGAGCAGTACCTGTCGCACCTGTGCTCCGTGGCGGCGCTGCAGGGGGCGCTTTGCGTGCGACAGTTCTTCTACCTACCGGAcctgcaggcaggacagacGTACATCAG GGCGGAACGCTACCAGGACGCCTTGGGGCCACTGCTCAACGccaagaggctgcagcagaaacttGGCTGGACGGCTCTCTGTGACAACCAGCCTCCAACCACCTCTTCCCATTGGCTCTACACCCTGGTGGCTCTGCTGAGCTGTTTtcaggaggtggagcagctggaggaggcccgGGATCACTGCCAACACGCCCTCTGCGCCGTCATCCCTGCTCCGAGGCTGCGCAGCTGGGGGAATTCGCCCCGACGCCCCCAAGAGGAGCCCCAGGCTCTGAGTCTGAGTGCAGATGCGTTCCATTTCTCCTCCAACAGGCCACaccccctcctgctgcctctggcGCAGGTGATGGTTCGACTGTCCTGGCAGACGGGGACGGACAAGCGCCAGTGGGAGGAGCTTCTGCacaacctggaggaggaggaggcaggggtGGACAATGAACCAACCATCCGAGAATTCCTGCTCCAACAGTGtctggaggagagcgagggggaAGCTGGGGCCCGGTGGCTGACAGAAagggaacgggggggggggtctcggTCCTCGGCAGCAATTTCTTTGATGAGACAAAGCAAAATCATTTCAGAAGCAAATGTTCAACTGTGA